A genomic region of Blattabacterium cuenoti contains the following coding sequences:
- a CDS encoding 6-pyruvoyl trahydropterin synthase family protein: MEATISRKGHFSAAHRLCNPQWDYHKNIEVFGKCAYLNYHGHNYEYIVSLTGKINPETGFVFSLQKLKNILSKEIEELFDHKNINLDIKDFSKINPTAENIAIFLWNRIKKKISSNLHLKVTLYETKNNFVEYDGS; encoded by the coding sequence ATGGAAGCAACTATAAGTAGAAAAGGACATTTTAGTGCTGCACATAGACTATGCAATCCTCAATGGGATTATCATAAAAATATTGAAGTATTTGGAAAATGCGCTTATTTAAATTATCATGGACATAATTATGAGTATATAGTAAGTCTTACAGGAAAGATAAATCCGGAAACTGGATTTGTTTTCAGTTTACAAAAATTAAAAAACATCCTTTCTAAAGAAATAGAAGAACTTTTTGATCACAAAAATATCAACCTAGACATTAAAGACTTCTCAAAAATTAATCCTACCGCAGAAAATATTGCTATTTTTTTATGGAATCGAATAAAAAAGAAAATATCGTCTAACTTGCATTTAAAAGTAACTTTATATGAAACAAAAAATAATTTTGTAGAATATGATGGATCATAA
- the gcvT gene encoding glycine cleavage system aminomethyltransferase GcvT — MDHNVKKTALYNSHIKLGAKIIPYSGFYMPLQYVSSLIEHMAVRKNVGIFDVSHMGKFILKGKNSHNLLQYLTTNDLSNIKTGQAQYSCLINNLGGIIDDLVIYKISEEEFLLIVNATNIEKNKKWINDHFNYQDLAFTDYSHEYSLLAIQGPKSLSSIQKLTNISLSKIPFYCFEIGKFAQIDDVLISRTGYTGSIGVEIYIRNEYAENIWNEILKIGKIFQITPCGIASRDSLRLEMGYRLYGHELSENITPIEAGLSWITKFNKKFIGREILYKQKKEGNYKKFISFLVEEKGKIPRSGYFLKDEKNLIVGRVTSGVYSPVLKKGIGLGYITKNNWDLDKHSIFVSIRENNIPIKIIKLPFIKKT, encoded by the coding sequence ATGGATCATAATGTAAAAAAAACAGCTCTATATAACAGTCATATAAAATTAGGAGCTAAAATAATTCCTTATTCTGGTTTTTATATGCCTCTTCAATATGTTTCTTCATTAATAGAACATATGGCTGTAAGGAAAAATGTTGGCATTTTTGACGTAAGTCATATGGGTAAATTTATTTTAAAAGGAAAAAATTCTCATAATCTTTTGCAATACCTTACAACTAATGATCTGTCTAATATAAAAACAGGTCAAGCTCAATATTCTTGTTTAATCAATAACTTAGGAGGAATTATAGATGATTTAGTCATTTACAAAATTTCAGAAGAAGAATTTTTACTTATAGTTAATGCAACTAATATTGAGAAAAATAAAAAATGGATAAATGATCATTTTAATTATCAAGATTTAGCATTTACAGATTATTCTCATGAATATTCTCTTTTAGCTATCCAAGGGCCAAAATCTTTGTCTTCTATTCAAAAATTAACCAACATTTCTTTATCTAAAATTCCTTTTTATTGTTTTGAAATAGGAAAATTTGCACAAATAGATGATGTTTTGATATCTCGTACAGGATATACTGGATCTATAGGAGTAGAAATTTATATACGTAATGAATATGCAGAAAATATTTGGAATGAAATTCTAAAAATAGGAAAAATTTTTCAAATAACACCTTGTGGAATAGCAAGTAGAGATTCTTTGAGATTGGAGATGGGATATCGTTTATATGGTCATGAATTATCTGAAAATATAACGCCTATAGAAGCTGGATTATCTTGGATTACCAAGTTTAACAAAAAATTTATAGGAAGAGAAATATTGTATAAACAAAAAAAAGAAGGCAACTATAAAAAGTTTATATCTTTTCTTGTAGAAGAAAAAGGAAAAATACCTAGATCAGGATATTTTTTGAAAGATGAAAAAAATTTGATAGTTGGAAGAGTCACTTCTGGTGTATATTCTCCAGTATTAAAAAAAGGAATAGGATTAGGATACATAACAAAAAATAATTGGGATTTAGACAAACATTCTATTTTTGTTTCAATAAGAGAAAATAATATTCCCATTAAGATAATCAAACTTCCCTTCATAAAAAAAACATAA
- a CDS encoding MATE family efflux transporter yields MVGFLGKKALASVSLANAVFFIVIIFGLGISTSISSLIASLDAKHEYKKGAMIFYHGLILNFFLSIIMYVFIHVFFYVIPYLGQPQEILNDTISFLRITALSFIPWMAFEVFRKFSEGLSLVFPSLIITWVSAIVNIILNYSFINGYYGFPNLGIRGIAYATLISRITMLIGLYLLLYKYKKVRIYYKYFHYFFKKEYFEKILRIGIPSGLHMLFEMSTFSISSFITGKCGIKELAAHQIVISLVSSTFLLSTGFSVAATVRIGNQLALKNYSELRKIGWSIIFMGMTFMLLCSFLFVLFRNHIPYIYIKNDNEVVHIAEKMIIIASIFQLFDGLQGIIIGALRGIQDVKIPMWISFFSYWIVALPIAWIFSIYLKMGGKGVWTGLGIGLTISSMLLMIRYETITKRLIKMNNN; encoded by the coding sequence ATGGTAGGTTTTTTAGGAAAAAAAGCTTTAGCATCAGTTTCATTAGCCAATGCTGTTTTTTTTATTGTCATTATTTTTGGACTTGGAATATCCACCTCAATCTCTTCTTTGATAGCATCTTTGGATGCTAAACATGAATATAAAAAAGGAGCCATGATTTTTTATCATGGTCTAATTCTTAATTTTTTCTTGTCAATTATTATGTACGTTTTTATACATGTTTTTTTTTATGTGATTCCATATTTAGGACAACCTCAAGAAATTTTAAATGATACCATATCTTTTTTAAGAATTACAGCTTTATCTTTTATTCCGTGGATGGCTTTCGAAGTTTTTCGAAAGTTTTCCGAAGGATTATCTTTAGTTTTTCCTAGCCTAATTATTACTTGGGTTTCGGCTATTGTTAACATAATATTAAATTATTCATTTATCAACGGATATTATGGATTTCCAAATTTAGGAATAAGGGGAATAGCTTATGCTACTTTGATTTCTCGTATCACTATGCTTATAGGTCTTTATCTTCTATTATATAAGTATAAAAAAGTTCGTATTTATTACAAGTACTTTCATTATTTCTTTAAAAAAGAATATTTTGAAAAAATTTTGAGAATTGGAATTCCTTCTGGACTACATATGTTATTTGAAATGAGTACTTTTTCTATATCTTCTTTTATTACTGGAAAATGTGGGATCAAAGAATTAGCAGCACATCAAATAGTAATTAGTCTTGTTTCGTCTACTTTTCTTTTAAGTACAGGATTTTCTGTGGCAGCAACAGTAAGAATAGGAAATCAATTAGCATTAAAAAATTATTCTGAATTAAGAAAAATAGGATGGTCTATTATATTTATGGGCATGACATTCATGTTATTATGCAGTTTTTTATTTGTTTTATTTAGAAATCATATTCCATATATATACATAAAAAACGACAATGAAGTCGTTCATATAGCAGAAAAAATGATTATTATTGCTAGTATTTTTCAATTATTTGACGGATTACAAGGAATAATTATTGGAGCTTTAAGAGGCATACAAGATGTAAAAATTCCTATGTGGATAAGTTTTTTTTCTTATTGGATTGTGGCGTTGCCCATTGCATGGATTTTTTCTATATATCTTAAGATGGGGGGGAAAGGAGTTTGGACGGGTTTAGGAATCGGTCTCACTATATCCTCTATGCTATTGATGATAAGATATGAAACTATAACCAAAAGACTCATAAAAATGAATAATAATTGA
- a CDS encoding DEAD/DEAH box helicase, translating into MKTFKDYNFLNDKIIQALEDIGIKTPTPIQKKVIPYLLKSGKDLIALAQTGTGKTAAFGLPIIQKINLEFRFPQALILCPTRELCIQITRDLSRFSRYISLIKIIPLYGGVSIDNQILSLQKDAHIIVGTPGRIIDLMKRKKLHLSDIKYLVLDEADEMLNMGFKEELDSIIIKLPKKRQSLLFSATMSKYMNGIAHDYLIDPREIITGKRNVASDDVKHIYYIVSNQNKYLALKRIVDINPDIYGIIFCKTRKETREIAECLIQDGYNADALYGDLSQSQRESVMNRFRKRILQFLVATDIAARGIDVNDVTHVINYNIPDESEIYVHRSGRTGRAGNTGISVCIIRSKETRNLREFEKKIGKSFERIMIPSGEEVCKKKLFHFIEKVKEAVVDEQSMKTFLPEIQKKLELFDREELIKRFSWIEFDRFFSYYKDSKNLNNSIFSCKNKHSTKRKFLSKRMKKESFSKLFLNIGYKDNLTKLGLINLINQAVNNSRINIGNIEILSNFSLFEVEKRYQKKILIGMSRIHHFGKPISIEIKN; encoded by the coding sequence ATGAAAACATTCAAAGATTATAATTTTTTAAACGATAAAATTATTCAAGCTTTAGAAGATATAGGAATAAAAACTCCTACACCTATACAAAAAAAAGTTATTCCATATTTGTTAAAATCAGGAAAAGATTTAATAGCATTGGCACAGACTGGTACTGGAAAAACAGCTGCTTTCGGATTGCCTATCATACAAAAAATAAATTTAGAATTTCGTTTTCCTCAAGCATTAATCTTATGTCCGACAAGAGAACTTTGCATACAGATAACACGTGATCTTTCTCGTTTTTCTAGATATATTTCATTAATAAAAATTATTCCATTATATGGAGGTGTTAGTATCGATAATCAAATATTATCTTTACAAAAAGATGCTCATATTATTGTCGGAACTCCAGGTAGAATTATTGATTTAATGAAAAGAAAAAAACTACATTTATCCGATATAAAATATTTAGTACTTGATGAAGCAGATGAAATGTTAAATATGGGATTCAAAGAAGAATTAGATTCCATTATTATAAAATTACCGAAAAAAAGACAAAGTTTACTATTTTCTGCTACGATGTCTAAATATATGAATGGAATAGCACATGATTATTTAATAGATCCTAGAGAAATTATTACAGGAAAACGAAATGTAGCATCTGATGATGTAAAACATATTTATTACATAGTAAGCAATCAAAATAAATATCTTGCTTTAAAACGTATCGTAGATATCAATCCGGATATTTATGGAATTATTTTTTGTAAAACTAGAAAAGAAACTAGAGAAATAGCAGAATGTTTAATACAAGATGGTTATAACGCGGATGCTCTTTATGGAGATCTGTCTCAATCACAACGAGAATCCGTTATGAACCGATTTAGAAAAAGAATTTTACAATTTCTTGTGGCAACAGATATAGCAGCACGCGGTATAGATGTAAATGATGTCACTCATGTAATCAACTATAATATTCCAGATGAAAGTGAAATTTATGTACATAGGAGCGGTCGAACAGGAAGAGCTGGAAATACGGGAATTTCTGTTTGTATCATTCGTTCTAAAGAAACCAGAAATTTACGAGAATTTGAAAAAAAAATAGGAAAAAGTTTTGAGAGAATTATGATTCCTTCTGGTGAGGAAGTATGTAAAAAAAAACTCTTTCATTTTATAGAAAAAGTAAAAGAAGCAGTAGTGGATGAACAATCTATGAAAACATTTCTTCCAGAAATACAAAAAAAATTGGAATTATTTGATCGGGAAGAATTAATTAAACGTTTTTCTTGGATAGAGTTTGATCGTTTTTTTTCTTATTACAAAGATTCTAAGAATTTAAACAATTCTATTTTTTCTTGCAAAAACAAGCATTCTACAAAAAGAAAATTTTTGTCAAAAAGAATGAAAAAAGAATCTTTTTCAAAACTTTTTCTAAATATAGGATATAAAGATAATTTAACAAAGTTAGGCCTGATTAATTTAATCAATCAAGCAGTTAATAATTCACGTATTAATATTGGAAATATAGAAATATTATCCAATTTTTCTTTATTTGAAGTAGAAAAACGTTATCAAAAAAAAATATTAATAGGAATGAGTAGAATCCATCATTTTGGAAAACCTATTTCTATAGAAATAAAAAATTAA
- the aroC gene encoding chorismate synthase — MAGNIFGNLFRVTTFGESHGNALGGIIDGCPAGIELNFEEIQNELNRRRPGQSSIVTQRNEPDKVNFLSGILDNKTTGTPIGFVIYNKDHQSDDYRHIQNIYRPSHSDFTYEKKYGIRDYRGGGRSSARETICRVVAGSIAKQLIKDIKITSYVSSVGNISINKPYQDLDLSKIEESPIRCPDSYTAEKMISLIRKIQKKGDTIGGTITCVVKNVPVGIGEPVFNKLHAELAKAMLSINAVKGFEYGSGFFGSELTGSKHNDLFNSDGTTKTNFSGGILGGISNGMDIYFRIAFKPVATIMQKQKTIDKKGNLVFMEGKGRHDPCVLPRAIPIVESMTALVLADYWMYRKLSKYSSIRN, encoded by the coding sequence ATGGCTGGTAATATTTTTGGGAATTTATTTAGAGTTACTACTTTTGGAGAAAGCCATGGAAATGCTCTAGGAGGCATTATTGATGGATGCCCTGCTGGAATAGAATTAAATTTTGAAGAAATTCAAAATGAATTAAATCGAAGAAGACCAGGTCAATCCTCTATTGTTACTCAAAGAAATGAACCGGACAAAGTAAATTTTCTTTCTGGAATTTTGGACAATAAAACTACAGGAACTCCTATTGGATTTGTTATCTATAATAAAGATCATCAATCCGATGATTATAGACATATTCAAAACATATATCGTCCTTCTCATTCAGATTTTACCTATGAAAAAAAATATGGAATAAGAGATTATAGAGGAGGTGGACGTTCTTCTGCACGTGAAACAATATGTAGAGTCGTAGCTGGATCCATTGCTAAACAACTAATAAAAGATATCAAGATCACATCTTATGTTTCTTCCGTTGGTAACATATCCATCAACAAACCTTATCAAGATTTGGACTTATCAAAAATAGAAGAAAGTCCTATCAGATGTCCTGATTCATATACTGCAGAAAAAATGATATCTTTAATCCGTAAAATTCAGAAAAAAGGAGATACCATAGGTGGAACTATCACCTGTGTTGTAAAAAATGTTCCAGTAGGGATCGGAGAACCAGTTTTTAACAAATTACATGCTGAATTGGCAAAAGCTATGCTTTCTATTAATGCTGTAAAAGGTTTTGAATATGGTAGTGGATTTTTTGGATCGGAGTTGACTGGATCCAAACATAATGATTTATTTAATAGTGACGGAACTACTAAAACGAATTTTTCCGGAGGTATTTTAGGTGGAATATCAAATGGAATGGATATTTATTTTAGAATAGCATTTAAACCTGTAGCTACAATAATGCAAAAACAAAAAACTATAGATAAAAAAGGAAATTTAGTTTTTATGGAAGGAAAGGGGAGGCATGATCCATGTGTACTTCCTCGTGCTATTCCAATTGTGGAATCTATGACTGCTTTAGTTTTAGCAGATTATTGGATGTATAGAAAATTATCTAAATATTCTTCAATAAGGAATTGA
- the miaA gene encoding tRNA (adenosine(37)-N6)-dimethylallyltransferase MiaA — MKSYLLIFILGPTSVGKTSISIFLAKKLKTEILSCDSRQFYQELKIGSSRPTVKELESIPHHFIGHLTIHQSYNAKCFEKDSLKKMKQLFKKYSVLIMVGGSGLYEKSITEGLSDIPNIDLNIRNDLIYNFKNKGIVFLQKEIHKLSSIPTNIDMNNPRRLIRYLEIIKSTGKNPSFFFKKKNLRFFSILKIGLTLPRDEIYFRINNRVEKMIQMGLLKEAYRYYPHRHLNSLCTIGYKEIFDFLSSKNKHSFHETIEEIKKNTRKYAKRQLTWYRKDPSITWFHPKDKEKIFSFIKAKMGNTGFEPVTSCL; from the coding sequence TTGAAATCATACCTTCTAATTTTTATTTTAGGTCCAACTAGCGTTGGAAAAACGTCTATATCCATTTTTTTAGCAAAAAAATTAAAAACTGAAATTTTGTCTTGTGATTCTAGACAATTTTATCAAGAACTAAAAATAGGATCTTCTAGACCTACTGTAAAAGAACTTGAATCTATTCCACATCATTTTATAGGACATTTAACTATTCATCAGTCTTATAATGCTAAATGTTTTGAGAAAGATTCATTAAAAAAAATGAAACAATTATTTAAAAAATATTCCGTTTTGATTATGGTTGGAGGATCTGGATTATATGAAAAATCGATAACAGAAGGGTTGTCAGATATTCCGAATATTGATTTAAATATTAGAAATGATCTAATCTATAATTTCAAAAATAAAGGAATTGTTTTTCTTCAAAAAGAAATTCATAAATTATCCTCTATCCCTACAAATATAGATATGAATAATCCAAGACGTTTAATAAGATATTTGGAAATAATTAAATCTACAGGAAAAAATCCTTCTTTCTTTTTTAAAAAGAAAAATTTAAGATTTTTTTCAATCCTAAAAATTGGATTAACTTTGCCAAGAGATGAGATCTATTTTAGAATAAATAATAGAGTAGAAAAAATGATTCAAATGGGATTATTAAAAGAAGCTTATAGATATTATCCTCACAGACATTTAAATAGCTTATGCACTATCGGATATAAAGAAATCTTTGATTTTTTATCATCTAAAAATAAACACTCATTCCATGAAACAATAGAAGAAATAAAAAAAAACACCAGAAAATATGCAAAAAGACAATTAACTTGGTATCGAAAAGATCCTTCTATTACATGGTTTCATCCAAAAGACAAAGAAAAAATATTTTCTTTTATTAAAGCAAAAATGGGCAATACTGGATTTGAACCAGTGACCTCCTGCTTGTAA